From the Oryza glaberrima chromosome 5, OglaRS2, whole genome shotgun sequence genome, one window contains:
- the LOC127773478 gene encoding uncharacterized protein LOC127773478 translates to MRKEAEMAGEARSEVEKTRMAALAAGSQFIDAKRILKALEQAGEVALSLIESLKHKATSVVATTTKSTFMGCGSVPAARGQQDDNDAGEDQKLDSGPLHTHATRPTHAFSYEDAHAHLQQFLEICSTYTVKGVILDAVRIRLFPFSLVGKVKQWFYVNRATINTWDRCSIAFLSKFFPMGKTNALRGRISRFQSIPEAWERLQEYVAACPHHGMDAWLILQSFYNGLTPMSRDHLDTAARGAFYSKTVSGAIELIEKIVSNMGWSEERLQSRQQVMHTVKETEMLAAKLDLLMKRLDEHEKKPQGTVKALDSHVTCEVCGNTGHSPKTHEEAMFMGNNNNGFRPQGGQGWNQPHPYFQGGNNSDNFSNQPSLKDLVFVQAKTTNALSKKMAANDKILENINVKLDGFASAFQNQLSFNKMIQTHLAQLAALVPANESGRILKQPEPFVENVKTITTRRGKSTRDPPYPNSAGTRSSSSSS, encoded by the exons ATGCGCAAGGAGGCAGAGATGGCGGGGGAGGCCAGATCGGAGGTGGAGAAGACAAGGATGGCCGCTCTTGCTGCTGGCAGCCAATTCATAGATGCTAAAAGGATTCTCAAAGCCCTTGAGCAGGCGGGCGAGGTTGCACTGTCCCTGATAGAGTCCCTCAAGCACAAAGCTACATCTGTGGTTGCTACCACCACTAAGTCAACGTTCATGGGATGTGGTTCGGTACCAG CTGCGCGGGGCCAACAGGATGACAACGACGCTGGTGAAGATCAGAAGCTAGATAGTGGTCCTCTTCATACCCATGCTACTAGACCTACCCATGCT TTCTCTTATGAAGATGCCCATGCACACCTGCAACAGTTCCTAGAGATCTGCAGCACATACACAGTAAAAGGCGTCATCCTAGATGCCGTTAGAATCAGGTTGTTTCCCTTCTCCCTCGTGGGGAAAGTGAAGCAGTGGTTTTATGTTAACCGTGCTACGATCAACACTTGGGACAGATGCTCTATAGCATTCTTGTCtaaattcttcccgatgggcaaaactAACGCCCTTCGTGGAAGGATTTCTAGATTCCAATCAATTCCCGAAGCTTGGGAACGGCTCCAAGAGTATGTAGctgcctgtcctcatcatgggatggatgCCTGGCTAATACTCCAAAGCTTCTACAATGGGCTCACACCTATGTCCCGTGACCACTTGGACACGGCAGCTAGAGGAGCCTTCTATTCTAAGACAGTCAGTGGAGCCATTGAGCTTATAGAAAAGATAGTGTCCAACATGGGCTGGAGCGAAGAACGACTCCAGTCCCGTCAGCAAGtcatgcacaccgtcaaggagacggaaATGCTCGCTGCAAAGCTGGACCTTCTCATGAAGCGGTTGGATGAACATGAGAAGAAGCCTCAAGGCACCGTTAAGGCCTTGGATTCACACGTTACGTGTGAAGTCTGTGGCAATACGGGTCATTCTCCGAAAACCCATGAAGAGGCAATGTTCATGGGGAACAACAACAATGGGTTCCGTCCACAAGGAGGCCAGGGGTGGAACCAGCCCCACCCATATTTCCAAGGAGGCAATAACAGCGATAACTTTTCTAACCAGCCTTCCTTGAAAGATCTTGTTTTTGTGCAAGCCAAAACCACTAATGCTCTTAGTAAAAAGATGGCTGCCAATGATAAGATTTTAGAAAACATAAATGTTAAGTTAGACGGTTTTGCTTCCGCATTTCAAAACCAGCTAAGTTTTAATAAGATGATACAAACACATCTGGCGCAGCTAGCTGCCTTAGTTCCCGCTAATGAATCAGGGAGGATTCTGAAGCAACCGGAACCTTTCGTTGAAAATGTTAAGACGATCACCACGAGgagaggtaagtccactcgagATCCGCCGTATCCTAACTCTGCAGGAacaaggagcagcagcagcagcagctag
- the LOC127773477 gene encoding probable LRR receptor-like serine/threonine-protein kinase At1g05700 — MGFVPESEDEACGGDPNSEPSPDGCVVPDFEDEACGSDPDSELPPDGGIVPDSEDEACGGDPDSELPPNGGFVPKSEEKWEAAFVVTLSLLFCIHGQLDNLGFISIDCGYITRPSYPDFKTNLTYVADVGFTNTGFIHTVDVGNLQRDLAQRYTTVRYFPNGTRNCYTLKQLTRGGKYLVRATFGYGNYDAFNSPPAFDLYLGANYWVKVNITNSSRAYVHETIAVSPSEFLQVCLVNTGSGTPFISGLDLRSLPANFYPEANVAQSLVLLSFFRETVSFGFNRFHFGTDEHHIRYPVDRYDRFWQRYEDIPGWEDVPDKINGTVKSPQNDTYGAPSDLMRSASTAVNASRMDLPWSSDASMDVGIGPEYIVVLYFAEVQAISDNLLRQFLVSVDNTPLAAAFSPRHMLADVFSGTVLGSDQHSISLITTIISDLPPLISAMEIFLGQTLNESSTGSSDAIAMMTIQTKYSVKRNWEGDPCAPEAFVWDGLSCIHTSIGDIQYNPRGLHRITALNLSFSELIGDIDASFGQLLLLRHLDLSYNNLSGSIPDFLGQMPLLTFLDLSSNNLSGTVPTSLQEKSDSGQMILKTGNNPNLCGNHTCDPISNKNKRNKFIGFVIAAAIVATVFALSLSALFIWYRRRKTNPDVLPEADPYKSRRFKYKELQVITNDWRNVIGEGGFGHVYAGQLEDVTDVAVKVESQTSLRGNHKQFLAEVQHLTRVHHKNLVSLIGYCNDKKHRCLVYEYMDGGTLEGRLRGREDPPEPPLTWLQRVNIALGSANGLNYLHTLCSPRLIHRDVKAGNILLTANLEAKISDFGLTRPSIHGTVETRTITQLAGTPGYMDPESLQASHPSESNDVYSFGVVLMVVITGRTAIVTINGTEKNLAQCVRDWLSSGRGIEAIADPMIRDDCNLSSVEMVAQLALDCTEPAGQDRPTMADVVTTLTESLQLEMSWSSPHSMRSSTTISSSAGFTGSGRADHDAAADSIAVLQVEQAVVETSTSRMLQGLHNSG, encoded by the exons ATGG GCTTTGTCCCTGAGTCCGAGGACGAGGCGTGTGGAGGCGACCCCAACTCCGAGCCGTCTCCCGATGGCTGCGTCGTCCCTGACTTCGAGGATGAGGCGTGTGGTAGCGACCCCGACTCCGAGCTGCCTCCCGACGGCGGCATCGTCCCTGACTCCGAGGACGAGGCGTGTGGCGGTGACCCCGACTCCGAGCTGCCTCCCAACGGCGGCTTTGTCCCTAAATCCGAGGAGAAG TGGGAGGCCGCCTTTGTGGTCACCTTAAGCTTGTTGTTTTGCATCCATGGTCAACTAGACAATCTTG GTTTCATAAGCATCGACTGTGGATATATCACTAGGCCAAGCTacccagatttcaagacaaatctaacATATGTAGCCGATGTGGGCTTCACAAATACAGGGTTTATTCACACTGTTGATGTTGGCAACCTGCAGAGGGATCTTGCACAACGGTACACAACTGTCCGCTACTTTCCCAATGGAACTCGCAACTGCTATACGCTCAAGCAGCTAACACGAGGTGGCAAGTATCTTGTGAGGGCCACCTTTGGGTATGGCAACTACGATGCTTTCAACTCACCTCCTGCCTTTGATCTCTATCTTGGGGCCAACTACTGGGTCAAGGTGAACATTACCAACTCCAGCAGAGCATATGTCCATGAGACGATTGCAGTGTCTCCTTCTGAATTCTTGCAGGTTTGCTTGGTAAACACTGGGTCAGGAACTCCTTTCATCTCAGGGCTTGACCTAAGGTCACTCCCTGCAAATTTTTATCCGGAGGCCAATGTGGCACAATCTCTAGTTTTGCTCAGCTTTTTCCGTGAAACGGTCAGTTTTGGCTTCAATCGCTTCCATTTTGGAACTGATGAGCACCACATTAGGTACCCAGTTGATCGCTACGACCGCTTCTGGCAGAGGTATGAAGACATTCCTGGCTGGGAAGATGTTCCTGACAAAATCAATGGGACAGTCAAGAGCCCCCAAAACGACACCTATGGTGCACCTTCTGATCTTATGCGTAGTGCATCTACTGCGGTGAATGCCTCAAGGATGGACCTGCCATGGAGTTCTGATGCATCCATGGATGTTGGCATCGGCCCCGAGTACATTGTTGTGCTATACTTTGCCGAGGTGCAGGCTATCTCAGATAACTTGTTACGGCAGTTCCTTGTTTCTGTGGATAACACCCCGCTGGCTGCTGCATTCAGCCCACGGCACATGTTGGCTGATGTTTTCTCGGGAACTGTGCTAGGCTCAGACCAGCATAGCATCTCCCTCATTACAACAATAATCTCTGACCTTCCACCTTTGATTAGTGCCATGGAGATATTCTTAGGGCAGACACTGAATGAGTCTTCCACTGGCTCCTCTGATG CCATTGCCATGATGACTATACAGACAAAGTATTCTGTGAAGAGGAACTGGGAGGGTGATCCTTGTGCTCCCGAAGCTTTTGTATGGGATGGATTGAGCTGCATTCATACTTCCATCGGAGACATCCAATATAATCCTAGGGGTTTGCACAGAATAACAGCTTT GAACTTGTCATTCAGCGAATTGATTGGTGATATTGATGCTTCCTTTGGTCAGCTTTTGTTGCTCCGACACTT GGATCTATCTTACAATAACCTGTCAGGATCAATACCTGACTTTCTGGGTCAAATGCCATTGCTTACCTTTCT GGATTTGTCAAGCAATAACCTCAGTGGAACAGTTCCAACTAGTCTGCAAGAAAAATCTGACAGTGGGCAGATGATACTAAA GACTGGAAATAACCCCAACCTGTGTGGAAATCATACATGCGACCCCatttctaacaaaaacaagagGAACAAATTTATAGGTTTTGTAATAGCTGCTGCCATAGTAGCTACGGTGTTCGCGCTGTCCCTATCTGCACTTTTCATTTGGTACAGGAGAAGGAAGACAAACCCAG ATGTGCTTCCTGAAGCTGATCCATACAAGAGTCGGAGGTTCAAGTACAAGGAACTCCAAGTCATCACGAATGACTGGAGAAATGTAATTGGGGAGGGTGGATTTGGTCATGTCTATGCTGGTCAATTGGAGGATGTAACTGACGTTGCTGTCAAGGTTGAATCACAAACATCTTTGCGAGGGAATCATAAGCAGTTTCTGGCAGAG GTTCAACACCTGACCAGGGTTCATCATAAGAACTTGGTGTCCTTAATTGGCTACTGTAACGACAAGAAACATCGATGCCTTGTCTATGAATACATGGATGGGGGAACCCTGGAGGGCCGGCTCAGAG GTCGTGAAGATCCACCTGAACCACCCCTTACCTGGCTGCAACGCGTTAACATTGCACTAGGATCTGCCAACG GATTAAATTACCTGCACACGTTGTGCAGTCCACGGTTGATTCACAGGGATGTCAAGGCGGGAAACATCCTTCTGACAGCAAACCTTGAAGCAAAGATATCTGACTTTGGGTTGACAAGGCCTTCCATCCATGGGACAGTGGAAACACGCACCATCACCCAACTGGCTGGCACTCCAGGATACATGGACCCAGA ATCCCTTCAAGCTAGTCATCCAAGTGAGAGCaacgacgtgtacagcttcggagTTGTTCTTATGGTGGTCATCACAGGGAGAACAGCGATTGTCACCATCAATGGCACAGAGAAGAACCTTGCACAGTGTGTGCGTGACTGGCTTTCAAGCGGAAGAGGAATCGAGGCTATCGCTGATCCGATGATACGAGATGATTGCAATCTCAGCTCTGTAGAGATGGTGGCACAATTGGCACTGGATTGCACGGAGCCCGCTGGGCAGGACCGGCCAACTATGGCGGATGTTGTGACCACACTGACGGAGAGCTTGCAACTGGAGATGTCGTGGTCGTCGCCGCACTCCATGAGATCCAGCACCACCATCTCATCATCAGCTGGGTTCACCGGTTCAGGGCGTGCTGATCATGACGCCGCTGCTGACTCCATTGCCGTGCTTCAAGTAGAACAGGCCGTCGTGGAAACATCAACAAG TCGAATGCTTCAGGGGCTTCACAATTCTGGATAG